From Apteryx mantelli isolate bAptMan1 chromosome 14, bAptMan1.hap1, whole genome shotgun sequence, the proteins below share one genomic window:
- the TGFBI gene encoding transforming growth factor-beta-induced protein ig-h3, with translation MSLPPLLLALALGLAAAAKSPYQQVLQHSRLRGRQHGPNVCAVQKLIGTNRKYFTNCKQWYQRKICGKSTVISYECCPGYEKVPGEKGCPAALPLSNIYETLGVVGSATTQLYSDRSNLRPEIEGPGSFTIFAPSNEAWASLSAETLDSLVSNVNIELLNALRYHMVNKRVLTDELKHGTTLNSMYQNLPIQIHHYPNGIVTVNCARLLKADHHATNGVVHVIDKVIATTTNSIQHIIETEDSLETLRAAVAASNLNSLLENEGQYTLLAPTNEAFEKIPRETLNRILGDPEALRDLLNHHILKSAMCAEAIIAGLTMETLEGTTLDVGCSGEELTLNGKPIIANKDVLATNGVVHFVNELLIPDSAKTLSELAQESEVSKSMDLFRKAGLSSHLTGSEHVTLLAPINDAFKDGNPPVDSSMKNLLLNHIVRDQLSSKYLYHGQKLQTLGDKELRVFVYRNNLCIENACIAAHDKRGRFGTLFSMDKMLTPPSGSVMDVLKADHRFSTLVAAIQSAGLTETLNRPGTFTVFAPTNEAFRAMPQGELNKLMGNAKELANILKFHVADEILVSGAVGAVVRLKSMQGDKLEVSVKNHVIHINKEPVAESDIMATNGVIYAVNSVLQPQASRPQERGDEPADPALEIFKQASALSKVSQRNPRLAPVYSRLLARMKENLGGF, from the exons CCCCAACGTGTGCGCTGTGCAGAAGCTCATTGGGACGAACCGGAAATATTTCACCAACTGCAAGCAGTGGTACCAGCGGAAAATCTGCGGCAAATCCAC AGTAATCAGTTATGAGTGCTGTCCTGGATATGAAAAAGTTCCTGGAGAAAAAGGCTGCCCAGCTG CATTGCCGCTTTCAAACATCTATGAAACCCTTGGCGTCGTTGGATCTGCTACCACGCAGCTCTACTCTGACCGGTCTAACCTAAGACCAGAAATTGAAGGACCTGGAAGTTTTACAATTTTTGCCCCAAGTAATGAGGCCTGGGCGTCCTTGTCTGCT GAAACGCTGGATTCCTTAGTCAGTAATGTTAACATTGAGCTGCTCAACGCCCTCCGCTACCATATGGTGAACAAACGGGTCCTAACAGATGAGCTGAAACATGGGACAACACTTAATTCAATGTACCAGAACCTTCCTATCCAGATTCACCACTATCCCAATGGG ATTGTGACTGTGAACTGTGCCAGGCTTTTGAAAGCTGACCACCATGCCACCAACGGAGTGGTTCATGTCATTGACAAAGTCATCGCCACCACTACAAACAGCATTCAGCATATCATTGAAACCGAAGATAGCTTGGAAACTCTCCGG GCTGCTGTGGCTGCCTCCAACCTGAACAGCTTGCTGGAAAACGAAGGCCAGTACACGCTCTTGGCTCCAACCAATGAAGCCTTTGAGAAGATCCCACGAGAGACGCTGAACCGGATCCTGGGGGACCCAGAGGCCCTCAGGG ACCTTTTGAACCATCACATACTGAAATCAGCCATGTGCGCTGAGGCCATCATTGCTGGCCTGACCATGGAGACTCTGGAAGGAACCACCTTGGATGTAGGCTGCAGTGGGGAGGAGCTGACCCTCAACGGGAAGCCCATCATTGCTAACAAGGATGTCCTGGCTACCAACGGTGTCGTACATTTTGTTAATGAGCTGCTGATCCCAGACTCAG ctaAGACTCTCTCTGAGTTGGCCCAAGAATCTGAAGTTTCCAAATCTATGGACCTTTTCAGAAAAGCTGGTCTCAGTTCTCATCTGACTGGCAGTGAGCATGTGACACTTCTTGCCCCAATAAATGATGCATTCAAAG ATGGAAATCCCCCCGTTGACAGCTCCATGAAAAATTTACTTCTGAACCACATTGTTAGAGACCAGCTTTCCTCTAAATATCTTTACCATGGACAGAAACTGCAGACTCTGGGTGACAAGGAACTGAGAGTTTTTGTTTACCGCAAC AACCTTTGCATTGAAAACGCCTGCATTGCTGCCCATGACAAGAGAGGAAGGTTTGGGACCCTGTTTAGCATGGACAAAATGTTGACCCCGCCATCTGGTTCAGTGATGGATGTTCTCAAGGCAGATCATCGCTTCAG TACATTGGTGGCTGCAATCCAGTCTGCAGGTCTAACGGAGACCTTGAACAGGCCAGGTACCTTCACAGTGTTTGCTCCAACAAATGAAGCTTTCCGAGCCATGCCACAAGGAGAACTGAACAAACTAATGG GTAATGCCAAGGAACTTGCCAACATCCTCAAGTTCCATGTTGCCGATGAGATCCTGGTTAGCGGCGCTGTCGGGGCTGTCGTGCGACTGAAGTCCATGCAGGGAGATAAGCTGGAAGTCAGCGTG AAAAACCACGTAATACATATCAACAAGGAGCCTGTTGCTGAAAGCGATATCATGGCCACGAACGGTGTGATTTATGCTGTGAACTCGGTCTTACAGCCTCAGG CTTCAAGGCCTCAAGAAAGAGGTGATGAGCCGGCAGATCCCGCATTAGAAATCTTCAAGCAGGCATCGGCGTTATCCAag GTTTCTCAAAGGAATCCTCGGCTAG CACCCGTCTACTCCAGGCTACTAGCGAGGATGAAGGAGAACTTGGGCGGGTTCTGA